One Halictus rubicundus isolate RS-2024b chromosome 10, iyHalRubi1_principal, whole genome shotgun sequence genomic window carries:
- the Dsd gene encoding attractin-like protein dsd isoform X2, with amino-acid sequence MAEVVQMFLFLYKSKYRRKGGQCREVVRDQCGVIAVPWPLLWAVLICWVVHVTAAASSSSSSLTTDTTCDTENCVNGDCVNGTCVCHEGWQGTACQFCGGKVRLSEPMGQIHDGVGNYTADVKCSWLIESSPNYTIRMHVKQFATECGWDHLYIYDGDSVEAPLLAVFSGLMHKDGYHVRRVPEVIARSGSALLHFYSDVAYNMSGFNITYKINACPSRYSHTDCSGHGVCIDGVCTCDATWTGEACEVQVCPNNCSHSYGQGECNRESHHCDCVHGYKGADCSQRSDRGFWETVTYTDFSPEGSASHCSIVWKDSLYVVGGESFHRAKMIYVYDYNGNVWEIPHIEEKVPLPRYAHSCVLFGDKIFMYGGVVQNSTVTNEIWAFDVSAKVWENVTVHDNCHNNKTMCGPLKVAGHTATLVQSHGKKEKMVVIFGYSPQYGYLNVVQEYCLSTREWQIVETIGFPVKGGYGHTSAYDPLTNLIYVYGGYVSESQSTQVLTSRLFSYHPNYREWKLLTSAPSARFFHTAVFISGGLMIVFGGNMHNDTNHSDGTRCYSADTIVYDVTCDSWHQFPMPKEMTDLPRYGHSATVFEKSMYIYGGFDGQMLSDMIRYTPGNCEHLTNQIQCLNSRTGVKCVWDKRENRCVQITSIPRHFLMADDMHDGVYMRCLDDTPPRGMTSHTELCKVLSDCVACVQTSYNCVWCGKTCSHEICRDNANSPPTKAIKDLEQCDAHTGIECLQLHTCHACTSNPHCIWSWSNGPDRCKPHSKAREVTILNGTIQAQRLSVDSCRGPCVEYNSCKNCTESDCIWCQNERKCVDKNAYPASFPYGQCREWTTSDTKCRPTETGKEWCTFYSSCSACRSDPGCGWCDDGSGTGKGLCLRGGARGPSSKSADTCPFERWYFTKCPTCQCNGHSKCLPNSSVCIQPCGNLTYGPHCDKCIPGYYGNPLNGATCQPCFCNNQGTQCSSETGKCFCTTKGIIGDHCERCDVSSLYHGDPTNKGSCFYDLAIDYQFTFNLSKKEDRQYRAINFKNSPPKPDIDAEFSITCSVLAKMNVTIKKANIAEKPLLLGANCTTNMYKHRFSKADYSFGSEDNNTLTTFYVYVYDFQPPVWIQISFSQYSKLNLQQFFITFCTCFLALLLVAAVLWKIKQKYDMYRRRQRLFVEMEQMANRPFSQVLVEIERRDVSNSDSERSESELTNCRKKKKDAPSPIALEPCCGNRAAVLSLLVRLPTGGEPYTPAGQSAGLAVASALVTLGSPRRPSQELTTKEPKKTRKSASQHPDSTCI; translated from the exons GCTGTCGGAGCCGATGGGTCAGATCCACGACGGGGTCGGGAACTATACGGCGGACGTGAAGTGTTCCTGGCTGATCGAGAGCAGCCCGAACTACACGATCCGGATGCACGTGAAACAGTTCGCGACCGAATGCGGCTGGGATCACCTGTACATTTACGACGGTGACAGCGTCGAGGCGCCGCTGTTGGCCGTCTTCTCCGGTCTGATGCACAAAGATGGCTACCACGTGCGACGCGTGCCGGAAGTGATCGCACGCTCCGGAAGCGCGTTGCTGCACTTCTACTCGGACGTCGCCTACAACATGAGCGGCTTCAATATTACTTACAAGATCAACGCTTGCCCGAGCAG gTATTCGCACACGGACTGTTCGGGGCATGGCGTGTGCATCGACGGTGTTTGCACGTGTGACGCCACGTGGACCGGCGAGGCCTGCGAGGTTCAAGTCTGCCCGAACAATTGTTCGCACAGTTACGGGCAGGGCGAGTGCAACCGCGAGTCACATCACTGCGACTGCGTCCACGGTTACAAGG GCGCAGACTGCAGCCAGAGGAGCGACAGAGGTTTCTGGGAAACCGTGACGTACACAGACTTCTCGCCAGAGGGTTCGGCTAGTCACTGCTCCATCGTTTGGAAGGATTCCTTGTACGTGGTCGGAGGCGAGAGCTTCCACCGTGCCAAGATGATATACGTTTACGATTACAATGGGAATGTTTGGGAGATACCTCACATCGAGGAGAAAGTTCCGTTGCCCCGGTACGCTCACTCGTGCGTGCTGTTCGGCGACAAGATATTCATGTACGGCGGGGTCGTACAGAATTCCACGGTGACAAATGAGATTTGGGCGTTTGACGTCTCCGCCAAAGTTTGGGAGAACGTTACCGTGCACGATAACTGCCACAACAACAAGACCATGTGCGGCCCCTTAAAG GTAGCTGGACATACCGCGACTCTAGTACAGAGCCACGGCAAGAAGGAGAAGATGGTCGTGATCTTCGGTTACTCGCCCCAATACGGCTACCTGAACGTGGTCCAGGAGTACTGTTTGAGCACCCGTGAATGGCAAATAGTCGAGACGATCGGTTTCCCCGTGAAAGGCGGCTACGGCCACACTTCGGCTTACGATCCCCTAACGAACCTGATTTACGTGTACGGCGGCTACGTGTCCGAGTCCCAAAGCACGCAGGTGTTGACCAGTAGATTGTTCTCTTATCATCCGAATTATCGCGAGTGGAAGTTGCTCACCTCGGCGCCGTCCGCTCGTTTCTTTCACACGGCCGTATTCATCTCCGGCGGTTTGATGATCGTCTTCGGCGGCAACATGCACAACGACACGAATCATTCGGACGGCACCAGGTGTTACTCCGCGGACACCATAGTGTACGACGTGACCTGCGACTCGTGGCACCAGTTCCCCATGCCCAAGGAAATGACTGATCTGCCTAGGTACGGGCACAGTGCAACCGTCTTCGAGAAGTCCATGTACATTTACGGGGGATTCGATGGACAGATGCTGTCCGACATGATCAG ATACACGCCGGGGAACTGCGAGCACCTGACGAACCAGATCCAGTGTCTGAACTCTAGAACAGGAGTGAAGTGTGTCTGGGACAAGCGTGAGAACAGGTGTGTGCAGATCACCTCGATACCGCGACACTTTCTGATGGCCGACGACATGCACGACGGGGTCTACATGAGATGCCTGGATGACACACCGCCGCGTGGCATGACATCCCACACAGAGCTGTGCAAGGTGCTCTCGGACTGCGTGGCATGCGTGCAGACCTCGTACAACTGCGTCTGGTGCGGGAAAACTTGCTCGCACGAGATATGCCGGGACAATGCGAACTCGCCGCCGACAAAGGCGATCAAGGATCTGGAGCAGTGCGACGCGCATACCGGCATCGAGTGCCTGCAGCTGCACACGTGCCACGCGTGCACCAGCAACCCCCACTGCATCTGGTCCTGGTCGAACGGACCGGATCGGTGCAAGCCCCACTCTAAAGCTCGCGAG GTGACCATTTTGAACGGGACTATCCAAGCCCAGCGTTTGTCCGTCGATTCCTGCCGCGGTCCATGCGTGGAATACAATTCCTGCAAGAACTGCACGGAGTCGGATTGCATCTGGTGTCAGAACGAGAGGAAATGTGTGGACAAGAATGCATACCCAGCGAGCTTCCCTTACGGACAGTGCCGAGAATGGACTACGTCTGACACTAAGTGTCGTCCCACTGAGACGGGGAAGGAATGGTGTACATTTTACTCGTCTTGCTCGGCGTGTCGCTCGGATCCTGGATGTGGCTGGTGTGACGATGGTTCTGGAACCGGAAAGGGGTTGTGCCTGCGAGGCGGAGCACGAGGTCCTAGCAGTAAAAGCGCTGACACGTGCCCGTTTGAGCGGTGGTATTTTACCAAGTGTCCTA CTTGCCAATGCAATGGCCACAGCAAGTGTCTTCCAAATAGCAGCGTGTGCATCCAGCCATGCGGGAATTTGACATACGGGCCTCACTGCGACAAATGCATACCCGGCTATTACGGGAACCCCCTGAACGGAGCGACTTGCCAAC CTTGTTTTTGCAACAACCAAGGCACACAATGCAGCAGCGAGACGGGAAAGTGTTTCTGCACGACGAAGGGCATCATTGGAGATCACTGCGAGCGATGCGACGTGTCTAGTCTCTACCATGGGGATCCTACAAACAAGGGATCGTGTTTTT ACGATTTGGCGATTGATTACCAGTTCACGTTCAACCTGAGCAAGAAAGAGGATCGTCAGTACAGAGCGATCAACTTCAAGAACTCACCACCGAAGCCGGACATTGACGCAGAGTTTTCCATCACGTGTTCCGTTCTCGCCAAGATGAACGTCACAATTAAAAAGGCGAACATAGCAGAGAAACCGTTGCTGCTCGGCGCGAATTGCACGACCAACATGTACAAGCATCGTTTCAGCAAAGCGGACTACAGTTTCGGCAGCGAGGACAACAACACGTTGACCACGTTCTACGTCTACGTGTACGACTTTCAGCCACCGGTGTGGATCCAGATCTCCTTCTCCCAGTATTCCAAGCTGAATCTCCAACAGTTCTTCATCACATTTTGCAC GTGCTTCCTCGCTCTATTATTGGTGGCCGCAGTCCTCTGGAAGATTAAACAAAAGTATGACATGTACAGAAGAAGACAGAGACTCTTTGTAGAGATGGAGCAGATGGCGAACAGGCCGTTCAGCCAAGTGCTAGTCGAAATCGAGAGGCGGGACGTCAGCAATTCAGACTCGGAACGGAGCGAGTCCGAACTGACCAATTGCCGTAAGAAGAAAAAG GATGCCCCTAGTCCGATCGCGTTGGAGCCCTGTTGCGGCAACAGAGCCGCGGTCCTGTCGTTGCTAGTCAGATTGCCTACTGGCGGTGAACCGTACACGCCGGCCGGCCAGAGCGCCGGCTTAGCAGTAGCGTCTGCGTTAGTTACACTGGGTAGTCCGCGAAGGCCTTCTCAGGAATTGACCACGAAGGAGCCGAAGAAGACTCGGAAGTCCGCCAGTCAGCACCCGGACTCCACCTGCATTTAG
- the Dsd gene encoding attractin-like protein dsd isoform X1 yields MAEVVQMFLFLYKSKYRRKGGQCREVVRDQCGVIAVPWPLLWAVLICWVVHVTAAASSSSSSLTTDTTCDTENCVNGDCVNGTCVCHEGWQGTACQFCGGKVRLSEPMGQIHDGVGNYTADVKCSWLIESSPNYTIRMHVKQFATECGWDHLYIYDGDSVEAPLLAVFSGLMHKDGYHVRRVPEVIARSGSALLHFYSDVAYNMSGFNITYKINACPSRYSHTDCSGHGVCIDGVCTCDATWTGEACEVQVCPNNCSHSYGQGECNRESHHCDCVHGYKGADCSQRSDRGFWETVTYTDFSPEGSASHCSIVWKDSLYVVGGESFHRAKMIYVYDYNGNVWEIPHIEEKVPLPRYAHSCVLFGDKIFMYGGVVQNSTVTNEIWAFDVSAKVWENVTVHDNCHNNKTMCGPLKVAGHTATLVQSHGKKEKMVVIFGYSPQYGYLNVVQEYCLSTREWQIVETIGFPVKGGYGHTSAYDPLTNLIYVYGGYVSESQSTQVLTSRLFSYHPNYREWKLLTSAPSARFFHTAVFISGGLMIVFGGNMHNDTNHSDGTRCYSADTIVYDVTCDSWHQFPMPKEMTDLPRYGHSATVFEKSMYIYGGFDGQMLSDMIRYTPGNCEHLTNQIQCLNSRTGVKCVWDKRENRCVQITSIPRHFLMADDMHDGVYMRCLDDTPPRGMTSHTELCKVLSDCVACVQTSYNCVWCGKTCSHEICRDNANSPPTKAIKDLEQCDAHTGIECLQLHTCHACTSNPHCIWSWSNGPDRCKPHSKAREVTILNGTIQAQRLSVDSCRGPCVEYNSCKNCTESDCIWCQNERKCVDKNAYPASFPYGQCREWTTSDTKCRPTETGKEWCTFYSSCSACRSDPGCGWCDDGSGTGKGLCLRGGARGPSSKSADTCPFERWYFTKCPTCQCNGHSKCLPNSSVCIQPCGNLTYGPHCDKCIPGYYGNPLNGATCQPCFCNNQGTQCSSETGKCFCTTKGIIGDHCERCDVSSLYHGDPTNKGSCFYDLAIDYQFTFNLSKKEDRQYRAINFKNSPPKPDIDAEFSITCSVLAKMNVTIKKANIAEKPLLLGANCTTNMYKHRFSKADYSFGSEDNNTLTTFYVYVYDFQPPVWIQISFSQYSKLNLQQFFITFCTDYMPPPRCFLALLLVAAVLWKIKQKYDMYRRRQRLFVEMEQMANRPFSQVLVEIERRDVSNSDSERSESELTNCRKKKKDAPSPIALEPCCGNRAAVLSLLVRLPTGGEPYTPAGQSAGLAVASALVTLGSPRRPSQELTTKEPKKTRKSASQHPDSTCI; encoded by the exons GCTGTCGGAGCCGATGGGTCAGATCCACGACGGGGTCGGGAACTATACGGCGGACGTGAAGTGTTCCTGGCTGATCGAGAGCAGCCCGAACTACACGATCCGGATGCACGTGAAACAGTTCGCGACCGAATGCGGCTGGGATCACCTGTACATTTACGACGGTGACAGCGTCGAGGCGCCGCTGTTGGCCGTCTTCTCCGGTCTGATGCACAAAGATGGCTACCACGTGCGACGCGTGCCGGAAGTGATCGCACGCTCCGGAAGCGCGTTGCTGCACTTCTACTCGGACGTCGCCTACAACATGAGCGGCTTCAATATTACTTACAAGATCAACGCTTGCCCGAGCAG gTATTCGCACACGGACTGTTCGGGGCATGGCGTGTGCATCGACGGTGTTTGCACGTGTGACGCCACGTGGACCGGCGAGGCCTGCGAGGTTCAAGTCTGCCCGAACAATTGTTCGCACAGTTACGGGCAGGGCGAGTGCAACCGCGAGTCACATCACTGCGACTGCGTCCACGGTTACAAGG GCGCAGACTGCAGCCAGAGGAGCGACAGAGGTTTCTGGGAAACCGTGACGTACACAGACTTCTCGCCAGAGGGTTCGGCTAGTCACTGCTCCATCGTTTGGAAGGATTCCTTGTACGTGGTCGGAGGCGAGAGCTTCCACCGTGCCAAGATGATATACGTTTACGATTACAATGGGAATGTTTGGGAGATACCTCACATCGAGGAGAAAGTTCCGTTGCCCCGGTACGCTCACTCGTGCGTGCTGTTCGGCGACAAGATATTCATGTACGGCGGGGTCGTACAGAATTCCACGGTGACAAATGAGATTTGGGCGTTTGACGTCTCCGCCAAAGTTTGGGAGAACGTTACCGTGCACGATAACTGCCACAACAACAAGACCATGTGCGGCCCCTTAAAG GTAGCTGGACATACCGCGACTCTAGTACAGAGCCACGGCAAGAAGGAGAAGATGGTCGTGATCTTCGGTTACTCGCCCCAATACGGCTACCTGAACGTGGTCCAGGAGTACTGTTTGAGCACCCGTGAATGGCAAATAGTCGAGACGATCGGTTTCCCCGTGAAAGGCGGCTACGGCCACACTTCGGCTTACGATCCCCTAACGAACCTGATTTACGTGTACGGCGGCTACGTGTCCGAGTCCCAAAGCACGCAGGTGTTGACCAGTAGATTGTTCTCTTATCATCCGAATTATCGCGAGTGGAAGTTGCTCACCTCGGCGCCGTCCGCTCGTTTCTTTCACACGGCCGTATTCATCTCCGGCGGTTTGATGATCGTCTTCGGCGGCAACATGCACAACGACACGAATCATTCGGACGGCACCAGGTGTTACTCCGCGGACACCATAGTGTACGACGTGACCTGCGACTCGTGGCACCAGTTCCCCATGCCCAAGGAAATGACTGATCTGCCTAGGTACGGGCACAGTGCAACCGTCTTCGAGAAGTCCATGTACATTTACGGGGGATTCGATGGACAGATGCTGTCCGACATGATCAG ATACACGCCGGGGAACTGCGAGCACCTGACGAACCAGATCCAGTGTCTGAACTCTAGAACAGGAGTGAAGTGTGTCTGGGACAAGCGTGAGAACAGGTGTGTGCAGATCACCTCGATACCGCGACACTTTCTGATGGCCGACGACATGCACGACGGGGTCTACATGAGATGCCTGGATGACACACCGCCGCGTGGCATGACATCCCACACAGAGCTGTGCAAGGTGCTCTCGGACTGCGTGGCATGCGTGCAGACCTCGTACAACTGCGTCTGGTGCGGGAAAACTTGCTCGCACGAGATATGCCGGGACAATGCGAACTCGCCGCCGACAAAGGCGATCAAGGATCTGGAGCAGTGCGACGCGCATACCGGCATCGAGTGCCTGCAGCTGCACACGTGCCACGCGTGCACCAGCAACCCCCACTGCATCTGGTCCTGGTCGAACGGACCGGATCGGTGCAAGCCCCACTCTAAAGCTCGCGAG GTGACCATTTTGAACGGGACTATCCAAGCCCAGCGTTTGTCCGTCGATTCCTGCCGCGGTCCATGCGTGGAATACAATTCCTGCAAGAACTGCACGGAGTCGGATTGCATCTGGTGTCAGAACGAGAGGAAATGTGTGGACAAGAATGCATACCCAGCGAGCTTCCCTTACGGACAGTGCCGAGAATGGACTACGTCTGACACTAAGTGTCGTCCCACTGAGACGGGGAAGGAATGGTGTACATTTTACTCGTCTTGCTCGGCGTGTCGCTCGGATCCTGGATGTGGCTGGTGTGACGATGGTTCTGGAACCGGAAAGGGGTTGTGCCTGCGAGGCGGAGCACGAGGTCCTAGCAGTAAAAGCGCTGACACGTGCCCGTTTGAGCGGTGGTATTTTACCAAGTGTCCTA CTTGCCAATGCAATGGCCACAGCAAGTGTCTTCCAAATAGCAGCGTGTGCATCCAGCCATGCGGGAATTTGACATACGGGCCTCACTGCGACAAATGCATACCCGGCTATTACGGGAACCCCCTGAACGGAGCGACTTGCCAAC CTTGTTTTTGCAACAACCAAGGCACACAATGCAGCAGCGAGACGGGAAAGTGTTTCTGCACGACGAAGGGCATCATTGGAGATCACTGCGAGCGATGCGACGTGTCTAGTCTCTACCATGGGGATCCTACAAACAAGGGATCGTGTTTTT ACGATTTGGCGATTGATTACCAGTTCACGTTCAACCTGAGCAAGAAAGAGGATCGTCAGTACAGAGCGATCAACTTCAAGAACTCACCACCGAAGCCGGACATTGACGCAGAGTTTTCCATCACGTGTTCCGTTCTCGCCAAGATGAACGTCACAATTAAAAAGGCGAACATAGCAGAGAAACCGTTGCTGCTCGGCGCGAATTGCACGACCAACATGTACAAGCATCGTTTCAGCAAAGCGGACTACAGTTTCGGCAGCGAGGACAACAACACGTTGACCACGTTCTACGTCTACGTGTACGACTTTCAGCCACCGGTGTGGATCCAGATCTCCTTCTCCCAGTATTCCAAGCTGAATCTCCAACAGTTCTTCATCACATTTTGCAC AGATTACATGCCACCACCCAGGTGCTTCCTCGCTCTATTATTGGTGGCCGCAGTCCTCTGGAAGATTAAACAAAAGTATGACATGTACAGAAGAAGACAGAGACTCTTTGTAGAGATGGAGCAGATGGCGAACAGGCCGTTCAGCCAAGTGCTAGTCGAAATCGAGAGGCGGGACGTCAGCAATTCAGACTCGGAACGGAGCGAGTCCGAACTGACCAATTGCCGTAAGAAGAAAAAG GATGCCCCTAGTCCGATCGCGTTGGAGCCCTGTTGCGGCAACAGAGCCGCGGTCCTGTCGTTGCTAGTCAGATTGCCTACTGGCGGTGAACCGTACACGCCGGCCGGCCAGAGCGCCGGCTTAGCAGTAGCGTCTGCGTTAGTTACACTGGGTAGTCCGCGAAGGCCTTCTCAGGAATTGACCACGAAGGAGCCGAAGAAGACTCGGAAGTCCGCCAGTCAGCACCCGGACTCCACCTGCATTTAG
- the Dsd gene encoding attractin-like protein dsd isoform X3 has product MAEVVQMFLFLYKSKYRRKGGQCREVVRDQCGVIAVPWPLLWAVLICWVVHVTAAASSSSSSLTTDTTCDTENCVNGDCVNGTCVCHEGWQGTACQFCGGKVRLSEPMGQIHDGVGNYTADVKCSWLIESSPNYTIRMHVKQFATECGWDHLYIYDGDSVEAPLLAVFSGLMHKDGYHVRRVPEVIARSGSALLHFYSDVAYNMSGFNITYKINACPSRYSHTDCSGHGVCIDGVCTCDATWTGEACEVQVCPNNCSHSYGQGECNRESHHCDCVHGYKGADCSQRSDRGFWETVTYTDFSPEGSASHCSIVWKDSLYVVGGESFHRAKMIYVYDYNGNVWEIPHIEEKVPLPRYAHSCVLFGDKIFMYGGVVQNSTVTNEIWAFDVSAKVWENVTVHDNCHNNKTMCGPLKVAGHTATLVQSHGKKEKMVVIFGYSPQYGYLNVVQEYCLSTREWQIVETIGFPVKGGYGHTSAYDPLTNLIYVYGGYVSESQSTQVLTSRLFSYHPNYREWKLLTSAPSARFFHTAVFISGGLMIVFGGNMHNDTNHSDGTRCYSADTIVYDVTCDSWHQFPMPKEMTDLPRYGHSATVFEKSMYIYGGFDGQMLSDMIRYTPGNCEHLTNQIQCLNSRTGVKCVWDKRENRCVQITSIPRHFLMADDMHDGVYMRCLDDTPPRGMTSHTELCKVLSDCVACVQTSYNCVWCGKTCSHEICRDNANSPPTKAIKDLEQCDAHTGIECLQLHTCHACTSNPHCIWSWSNGPDRCKPHSKAREVTILNGTIQAQRLSVDSCRGPCVEYNSCKNCTESDCIWCQNERKCVDKNAYPASFPYGQCREWTTSDTKCRPTETGKEWCTFYSSCSACRSDPGCGWCDDGSGTGKGLCLRGGARGPSSKSADTCPFERWYFTKCPTCQCNGHSKCLPNSSVCIQPCGNLTYGPHCDKCIPGYYGNPLNGATCQPCFCNNQGTQCSSETGKCFCTTKGIIGDHCERCDVSSLYHGDPTNKGSCFYDLAIDYQFTFNLSKKEDRQYRAINFKNSPPKPDIDAEFSITCSVLAKMNVTIKKANIAEKPLLLGANCTTNMYKHRFSKADYSFGSEDNNTLTTFYVYVYDFQPPVWIQISFSQYSKLNLQQFFITFCTLRQYLLVN; this is encoded by the exons GCTGTCGGAGCCGATGGGTCAGATCCACGACGGGGTCGGGAACTATACGGCGGACGTGAAGTGTTCCTGGCTGATCGAGAGCAGCCCGAACTACACGATCCGGATGCACGTGAAACAGTTCGCGACCGAATGCGGCTGGGATCACCTGTACATTTACGACGGTGACAGCGTCGAGGCGCCGCTGTTGGCCGTCTTCTCCGGTCTGATGCACAAAGATGGCTACCACGTGCGACGCGTGCCGGAAGTGATCGCACGCTCCGGAAGCGCGTTGCTGCACTTCTACTCGGACGTCGCCTACAACATGAGCGGCTTCAATATTACTTACAAGATCAACGCTTGCCCGAGCAG gTATTCGCACACGGACTGTTCGGGGCATGGCGTGTGCATCGACGGTGTTTGCACGTGTGACGCCACGTGGACCGGCGAGGCCTGCGAGGTTCAAGTCTGCCCGAACAATTGTTCGCACAGTTACGGGCAGGGCGAGTGCAACCGCGAGTCACATCACTGCGACTGCGTCCACGGTTACAAGG GCGCAGACTGCAGCCAGAGGAGCGACAGAGGTTTCTGGGAAACCGTGACGTACACAGACTTCTCGCCAGAGGGTTCGGCTAGTCACTGCTCCATCGTTTGGAAGGATTCCTTGTACGTGGTCGGAGGCGAGAGCTTCCACCGTGCCAAGATGATATACGTTTACGATTACAATGGGAATGTTTGGGAGATACCTCACATCGAGGAGAAAGTTCCGTTGCCCCGGTACGCTCACTCGTGCGTGCTGTTCGGCGACAAGATATTCATGTACGGCGGGGTCGTACAGAATTCCACGGTGACAAATGAGATTTGGGCGTTTGACGTCTCCGCCAAAGTTTGGGAGAACGTTACCGTGCACGATAACTGCCACAACAACAAGACCATGTGCGGCCCCTTAAAG GTAGCTGGACATACCGCGACTCTAGTACAGAGCCACGGCAAGAAGGAGAAGATGGTCGTGATCTTCGGTTACTCGCCCCAATACGGCTACCTGAACGTGGTCCAGGAGTACTGTTTGAGCACCCGTGAATGGCAAATAGTCGAGACGATCGGTTTCCCCGTGAAAGGCGGCTACGGCCACACTTCGGCTTACGATCCCCTAACGAACCTGATTTACGTGTACGGCGGCTACGTGTCCGAGTCCCAAAGCACGCAGGTGTTGACCAGTAGATTGTTCTCTTATCATCCGAATTATCGCGAGTGGAAGTTGCTCACCTCGGCGCCGTCCGCTCGTTTCTTTCACACGGCCGTATTCATCTCCGGCGGTTTGATGATCGTCTTCGGCGGCAACATGCACAACGACACGAATCATTCGGACGGCACCAGGTGTTACTCCGCGGACACCATAGTGTACGACGTGACCTGCGACTCGTGGCACCAGTTCCCCATGCCCAAGGAAATGACTGATCTGCCTAGGTACGGGCACAGTGCAACCGTCTTCGAGAAGTCCATGTACATTTACGGGGGATTCGATGGACAGATGCTGTCCGACATGATCAG ATACACGCCGGGGAACTGCGAGCACCTGACGAACCAGATCCAGTGTCTGAACTCTAGAACAGGAGTGAAGTGTGTCTGGGACAAGCGTGAGAACAGGTGTGTGCAGATCACCTCGATACCGCGACACTTTCTGATGGCCGACGACATGCACGACGGGGTCTACATGAGATGCCTGGATGACACACCGCCGCGTGGCATGACATCCCACACAGAGCTGTGCAAGGTGCTCTCGGACTGCGTGGCATGCGTGCAGACCTCGTACAACTGCGTCTGGTGCGGGAAAACTTGCTCGCACGAGATATGCCGGGACAATGCGAACTCGCCGCCGACAAAGGCGATCAAGGATCTGGAGCAGTGCGACGCGCATACCGGCATCGAGTGCCTGCAGCTGCACACGTGCCACGCGTGCACCAGCAACCCCCACTGCATCTGGTCCTGGTCGAACGGACCGGATCGGTGCAAGCCCCACTCTAAAGCTCGCGAG GTGACCATTTTGAACGGGACTATCCAAGCCCAGCGTTTGTCCGTCGATTCCTGCCGCGGTCCATGCGTGGAATACAATTCCTGCAAGAACTGCACGGAGTCGGATTGCATCTGGTGTCAGAACGAGAGGAAATGTGTGGACAAGAATGCATACCCAGCGAGCTTCCCTTACGGACAGTGCCGAGAATGGACTACGTCTGACACTAAGTGTCGTCCCACTGAGACGGGGAAGGAATGGTGTACATTTTACTCGTCTTGCTCGGCGTGTCGCTCGGATCCTGGATGTGGCTGGTGTGACGATGGTTCTGGAACCGGAAAGGGGTTGTGCCTGCGAGGCGGAGCACGAGGTCCTAGCAGTAAAAGCGCTGACACGTGCCCGTTTGAGCGGTGGTATTTTACCAAGTGTCCTA CTTGCCAATGCAATGGCCACAGCAAGTGTCTTCCAAATAGCAGCGTGTGCATCCAGCCATGCGGGAATTTGACATACGGGCCTCACTGCGACAAATGCATACCCGGCTATTACGGGAACCCCCTGAACGGAGCGACTTGCCAAC CTTGTTTTTGCAACAACCAAGGCACACAATGCAGCAGCGAGACGGGAAAGTGTTTCTGCACGACGAAGGGCATCATTGGAGATCACTGCGAGCGATGCGACGTGTCTAGTCTCTACCATGGGGATCCTACAAACAAGGGATCGTGTTTTT ACGATTTGGCGATTGATTACCAGTTCACGTTCAACCTGAGCAAGAAAGAGGATCGTCAGTACAGAGCGATCAACTTCAAGAACTCACCACCGAAGCCGGACATTGACGCAGAGTTTTCCATCACGTGTTCCGTTCTCGCCAAGATGAACGTCACAATTAAAAAGGCGAACATAGCAGAGAAACCGTTGCTGCTCGGCGCGAATTGCACGACCAACATGTACAAGCATCGTTTCAGCAAAGCGGACTACAGTTTCGGCAGCGAGGACAACAACACGTTGACCACGTTCTACGTCTACGTGTACGACTTTCAGCCACCGGTGTGGATCCAGATCTCCTTCTCCCAGTATTCCAAGCTGAATCTCCAACAGTTCTTCATCACATTTTGCAC CCTCAGGCAGTACTTACTTGTAAACTAG